A part of Magnetospirillum sp. genomic DNA contains:
- a CDS encoding type III polyketide synthase, whose amino-acid sequence MPPTAQLVSLATAVPPHKIEQCDVAEAAHRGFAGRVGDYERLARVFESSGIRSRYAVRPIDWYFQPLGWPERTEAFLDGALALFVDAATRALDEAGLAPSAVDTIVTVSSTGIATPSLEAHAAGRMGFRADVERVPVFGLGCAGGVSGLALAARLAVARPGSVVLLVVIELCTLAFRLDKLTKANIVATALFGDGAAACVLRTDGAGIAALEMSGQHLWPATIDVMGWSIDPQGFGVIFDRAIPPFAEAHMRPAVAGILARADLEFADFDRLVFHPGGTKVVAALERAFALEQGSLDHERAVLADFGNMSAPTALFVLERVVRSGLAPRTLLTAMGPGFSASCVSLKDAA is encoded by the coding sequence ATGCCGCCGACAGCCCAACTCGTCTCGCTCGCGACGGCCGTGCCGCCGCACAAAATCGAGCAATGCGACGTCGCAGAGGCCGCGCATCGCGGATTTGCCGGACGTGTCGGCGACTACGAGCGCCTGGCGCGCGTGTTCGAGAGTTCCGGCATCCGCAGTCGCTATGCTGTGAGGCCGATCGACTGGTATTTCCAGCCCTTGGGATGGCCGGAACGTACCGAAGCTTTTCTCGACGGCGCGTTGGCGCTCTTCGTAGATGCTGCGACGCGGGCTTTGGACGAAGCCGGTCTCGCGCCGTCGGCGGTCGACACGATCGTCACTGTGTCCTCGACGGGCATTGCGACGCCGAGCCTCGAGGCGCACGCTGCCGGACGCATGGGCTTTCGCGCCGACGTGGAACGCGTGCCCGTGTTCGGGCTTGGCTGTGCCGGCGGCGTCAGTGGGCTTGCGCTCGCAGCAAGGCTTGCCGTCGCGCGCCCCGGCAGTGTCGTACTGCTGGTCGTGATCGAGCTTTGCACGCTTGCCTTTCGCCTCGACAAATTGACCAAAGCCAACATTGTCGCGACCGCCTTGTTCGGCGACGGCGCGGCTGCCTGTGTGCTGCGCACGGACGGTGCAGGCATTGCCGCCCTCGAGATGAGCGGCCAGCATCTTTGGCCCGCAACGATCGACGTCATGGGCTGGTCGATCGATCCGCAAGGCTTCGGCGTGATCTTCGACCGCGCCATTCCGCCCTTTGCCGAGGCGCATATGCGCCCGGCCGTTGCGGGCATTCTCGCGCGCGCGGATTTGGAATTTGCCGATTTCGACCGGCTCGTCTTCCATCCGGGCGGCACCAAAGTGGTGGCGGCTCTCGAGCGCGCCTTTGCGCTGGAGCAGGGTTCGCTCGACCACGAACGCGCCGTGCTGGCCGATTTCGGCAACATGTCGGCGCCGACAGCACTCTTCGTGCTCGAGCGTGTTGTGCGCAGCGGGCTGGCGCCGCGCACGTTGCTGACGGCGATGGGACCTGGCTTTTCGGCAAGCTGCGTTTCGCTTAAAGACGCGGCATGA
- a CDS encoding isoprenylcysteine carboxylmethyltransferase family protein, which translates to MIPAALLLAFVTAERLAELWYARRNTAALMAQGAVEFGAGHYPLIVALHAAWLGGLWIGGWDSPVENGWLAVFLAIQVLRVWTIATLGRRWTTRIVVLPNAPLVRRGPYRFMSHPNYAVVVGEIAVLPLCLGMPVYAAAFTALNAAALFVRIRAEDAALAGARDLAAR; encoded by the coding sequence ATGATCCCGGCGGCACTGCTTTTGGCCTTCGTAACCGCCGAACGTCTGGCCGAGCTGTGGTATGCCCGGCGCAACACTGCGGCGCTGATGGCGCAAGGCGCCGTCGAGTTCGGTGCAGGCCACTATCCGCTGATCGTGGCCCTGCATGCGGCATGGCTTGGCGGGCTCTGGATCGGCGGATGGGACAGCCCGGTCGAGAACGGCTGGCTGGCGGTTTTTCTCGCAATCCAGGTTTTGCGCGTTTGGACGATCGCGACCCTCGGGCGCCGCTGGACGACGCGCATCGTGGTGCTGCCGAATGCGCCGCTCGTGCGGCGCGGGCCGTATCGCTTCATGTCGCACCCCAACTATGCGGTTGTCGTGGGCGAGATTGCCGTGCTGCCGCTTTGTCTCGGCATGCCGGTCTATGCAGCCGCCTTTACGGCGCTGAACGCCGCCGCCCTCTTCGTGCGCATCCGTGCGGAAGATGCGGCTTTGGCCGGTGCACGCGATCTCGCAGCCCGCTGA